DNA sequence from the Diorhabda sublineata isolate icDioSubl1.1 chromosome 6, icDioSubl1.1, whole genome shotgun sequence genome:
gttttgtgttcgagagttttaaacacggaggaaattatgggcattgcaacaaaaattgtgaattccatccgtgCACGTAGCTTGCAACGGCGGCTCTTTCAGCTGCAGTTGGAAGATGGGGAGtcagctgaacacactgatttagttcttcacacagacgtcaggtggttgagtcctggaaagttcctacaaaggtttcaagaattattgcccgaaataacagcttttctagacgaaagaggtgatgacactcagattctgaaaaacgaaaaatggctgactgatttggcatttttgactgacatcacaatgcacttaaacatcgttaacttggagtttcaaggtaaaggaaaaactattattgagatgattagcgcagtaaacgcattcaaaagtaaattgcaacttatgatagatcaactgaaaagaaaggatctgaaacattttccgtctttgaaagcaaggattcctcaGTTTAATAATGATACGTATGAGactgaattatcaaatattttgggacaattcgaaatgcgtttttatgattgcagtaaattggaaaatatagcatcatttatgagttatcctttttcatgtaaaaacattgaggaattagctactgaaatagcaagtcagtttaatatgaactcatgttctgttgaaaatgagttggtgcagattatatcagatatacatctcaaagctacagcatctgatacaaatttctggtgttttatatctgaagataaatatccgaATCAAAGGCAAATCGCTCTTCAACTGACGGCATTGTTTGGGTCAACTTACTTGTGAgagtctgcattttctgaaatgaagataattaagtcaaaatatcgcaatcgactAACTGACGATCATATATCATCATGCTTGAGATTAgcactcagtggttacgtaccatcttatgaaaagtatgctgaggacatgcagtgccacgcttcaacatccaaagccactctttagttaggtttaacaccatatgtaactcttttgttttgtaacaaccaataaactcgcaattttgaataactatgagttttttcattgatattgtagagaagaacctaactaaacctaacccaaaccttgactaaaataatgtacctatattgtgcagaaatctaatatctatatatgctacggtataccctacctaggtaggtagggtgtatcgtgtatgtacgacaaccctgcatcacacatacttgcagcctctcagagtcgatcgtaagtagtctaaaaatattgaggtagatcaccagcagttcaagtttgagcacccctgctctaccacgacaatgcgagctctcacacatcagttaaactgtcaaaatatctaatttatGGATCACCCGCCGTATAGTCTTTGTTTGacatccaatgatttcttctaatTACCCcagtacaaaaataaattgcaaggtcaagttgaagaagcggttgatgcgttcaaatcacattttttggaggtacctcaattggaatgaaacaattggttcaaacgcatgcacaAGTGTGTTAATCttgatggagaatattttgaaaaaccagAACTCTcccaaaacttgagtagcaaccctcatGTTGATAAGTTCTCAATGGCTCTGGATCttgtttcaaaaagtttttggcTATCGAATTTGAATTAATAGAATATAGTTCATGTTGTTGCAAGTGATTTTCTATAAGAACTCGATATAGAGTTAACATATGGTcacatataaaatattatgattattctATATAAAAGAAAACAGTTACTGAGTTCTGGAGGTACGttcattctgttttttattcataaatcaaaatatttttaaggcCAATGGTTCAAGGCTCTCAAACTATGAACCGCACCTGATATATAGTAAATAGTAAGATTTTAACTCAATACTATTtataaagaattataaaaaaaatatatttaatagcCAAAAGATTACTGTTTTGacggaaaatattttggaagttTTCCAACATCCAccaaatttaataattactaTATTTTCCAAAGTCGTATAATCGCAATTCCCATCAAAAATATCGCATATAAATATGCAACAGTACAAATCCGGTAcctttttaatttgtaaatgtCAAAAGGGGTTGTACGAACATATTACAACAATCctgatttaatttgaaaactcAAAACAAATCGCACGagttttaaaagttttacattatttccaaacaataatatgaaataaattacactcgaattaaataatttacctTTTAATAGATTCAATCTTCAAACAACCGAAATTCATTCACCCTTGCAAGGGCACGAGATCTGAATTCGAATATATAAATTCACGCACcggaaataaagttttttttaaaacagtCGCGGAACGTCACAACACAATCTTTAACACTGAATGTTTTCCGTTGTTATTCGTCTCGCTggtctttaattttaaaattgcaGTAAGTGTTATACAGGCGAGTAAAAATATCTGAGGAAAGTCTCTCATATAGGTATGTGGCGCTGCACAGATTACAGCAACAGCGCAATACGTTTTCGTATAGGTCAGACAGAGATAAAGAAGCGATATCGATTTTTGTGTTCTTTTGGCTTATACCTCGattaaaataagataaaatcaTGGAGGTGACATCTAATGGGAGGCTGCGAAAGGAACATGTATCTTTTCTGTAAATTAAACGTAAGGGGGAAACGTCAATATTGCTTATGATGTTGGATccaattgattattttttgtgtaattggAGGGTTaaaattggttataaaattgaacataataaaattttgttagtaccaattattttctttttaactaATAAACTTacgtacaaaatttttttcttgtataaataGAAAGTGCTTCAAAATTCACATGACTAAACTCTTAAATAGAAACTGAAacatacctaacctaacctaacatactgATGTTgagaatttttccatttttaaacaAAGAGCTTCACAGAATCAACCGTAGTTGAGACAATATTATTATGAacaattaaaacagaaattacaatttaatattaaaccTAACAGTATCTATTTGGATAAGTCGTACCACTTGCACTCAAGATAAAATTACAAATCTCATTAAGGCcgtttgacatgatgcaatacaacgtgcgatgcaatgcaagatgcaatatttcttgaacaaaagcatgcgcagatgaagttcagctgattgtttcatgcaagatctcgcacttgcaaaATTATCGGTTTGATGTCATTTCATAGCGTGCAAATTGCAATTCTacggagaaatctagttacttttggctcaACAGATCAACCGACTTTCGTAAAACTTTGCTTTAGTTTCATTGTTAAGCTaggcacaaaatattaaataaaactttaggttagtattttgattaatactcTTCTCTGTCCACGATACTCCAAAAGCAAAGTAACAGAAGTTACAATTATTGCTgcgcatttcaaaattttatttttgacattatctCGAGTCCTTTTTGGTTTGTATACTTCAGAATTCCAGGTCgctattttcttatttcatagtttttgaatttttacttttgattgagtaattttttaaaacctttttttacaAATTGACGTTAGTTATGTTTGTGTCATTAAATCGTCTTATTGAAGAGCGTATGCTGGttcaaaattataagaaaaaaaagtaaaacgaAACTATTCCTATCTAAAAGGAAGTTTAGAAAGCTAGAGTTAATCAAAAGTAGGTAAATGAAATGAATgagttaataaattatataaaaaattatatcagtACGGCCCTGTACCTGATGTGGGAGTTTGTGCTTAATAGCTTTAAAATATGCGAAATAAAAGTAACAAATAAGAAAcgaataattcaattgaataaacACACTCATAACTTTGAATTCATGAGCCGCTATTGTTCactttaatattgattttttatttgactaataaatttttggagCCACAGATCTGttagattttatttgaaatctatTTCGTGCTGAGTGGCAACACTGGGCGTCGCTTGTAAACCTAACCAAACAATACTTGTAATGTTAATATCTTAGTTGTTATTCCAATTCTCACGATTATAGTAGTACCAATGTAGAAATAGGGATaacgaatacatttttttgtaaggATGAACATGGACGAAGAATATGATGATCGCCCATGGGAGGGCGATCGAATGGAAGATGTATGTATATCTACatatatagtaaaataaaagataaatcgTACAGCTAAATACCAAAAATTGCAATTTATCTcgtatttgatttattattatagatCTTTAAACCTATCTATGAATTGAATCTATATATGCCCTCATTTTGAATGCAAAATTGAATTGGAATGCTACAAGAATTCCACATAATAGCTAGTGAATATCTTTTAGGGCcaataagaataatattagaTTCTACACTGAGCCTTGGAACACTTTTTGTCAAGATTTATGTCTTCTAAATATATTCActatttcattgaaatagattatatgaaaataaagtagTTTGGTAACTactttatatgaataaaatactGAAATGATCAATCTTGTTTGTTTTCCTTAAATTTGATCCCATTTCATAGTCAGATGCCGCAGATGAACCAGAAAACCCAGATCAAGTTTTGGCAGAATGTgcagaaaaattttcaacaccAGATTATATTATGGAACCAGGAATATTTTCTCAGTTGAAACGTTATTTCCAATCAGGAGGAAATCCTCTTCAAGTTATAGAAGAATTATCACAAAACTACACTGCAGTAGCCCAAATGGCTAATTTGATTGCAGAATGGCTGATTATAGGAGGTATATTAATCTTATTTGAATACTTAGTCTTCTTTTAGCAGAAAAGGGtagatttttgtatattttgaaaaataaaaatcacagtATTGGAAGCAAATTATATTCTTAGCAATATTGGAAACAAATACATATTACTACATATTTGTGGATAGTTATACTGTTTACTACCCCcaactcataattacactgatACATATACTCAATGCCAAAAAAATCGGACACTCAGATTTGGCCTTATAATaatgttatatatataaatttttttcattcaacaattggttaatttataaaatccacaaatgaataatatttagtgattattaacaaaaacatacaaaataaagaaaaaataaatatccttaatttttattaggttttctGACAAGTTATGTCATTCTAAGAGAGAAAGGCTCTAACCCAGACatcgaaaaaactaaattttgtgTGTACTCCACTGGTATATTATTGATCTCTAATACACctcactaaattatttaaaaatatattttggtagtATGAATCACAGCCTGTAGAAGCATTTCCTCTTTCAAAAGCCAAGATTTCATTTAGCAAATCCCTCCTATGATCATCTCCACACTCTGTTTCAATCAAGATTCATCTGTGAAGAAAATTTTGCTCTAGAGTCCAAAGTGAATGCTGGTTGGAAAATAATCGCCTTTCTAGGAGTTTGGTAACCTTTATACAATTCCATGCACCATCAGTCTCCGCAGTTGTGTCTGAGCTTACTGGTGTGTTTTGCGAAACTTCAAGTCTGCCCCGAACCTCAAAAGCTTCTAAATGTCAGTCTCTCAACACCCACAGCATGATAAATCTATCAACTATTGCTGTTTTTCACCCACTGtacttgattttttaaattttgtaggTGTTAAAGTAACAGATGTGCAAGCTATGGTTGAAAATCATTTAAAAGAGATGATTTTAAAGACTTTTGATCCAAAAAAAGCAGATACAATTTTCACAGAAGAGGGAGAAACTCCTGCTTGGTTGACACAATTAATTGAACATCCAACTTGGAGATCTTTAATTTATAGATTAGCTGAAGAATATCCAGATTGTTTAATGTTGAATTTCACTATTAAAGTAAGGTTTTTATTGGTAGGagaataatgattaaaaataatgattaattcTTTTTTAGCTGATTTCTGATGCAGGCTTTCAGGGTGAAATAACAAGTATATCAACAGCCGCTCAACAATTAGAAGTATTTTCTAGGGTACTAAAGACTTCTATAACTAGTTTTCTCACAAACCCAGAGGAATGGCAAAATACTAGCAAAGAATGTGCTGTATGAgcaactattttattattagtaatatattttggtaacgtcatattttttttctagaaaatggTATGCCATGGTCAACATACATATGTATATAGTCAAGTCATTATTCACATTTTAGCACATGAATCAAAAGGAGGTAGCAGCATGAAAAGATTGTCTCAAGAAATTACCAAATGTGCTCAAAAAAAGTAAGtttggttttgaaaatatttgaggttGAAGGAGAAAACTAGAAACTGCAAGTTTTTGATCTGTTTATTATGAACTTAGATCATTTGTGGTTACAAAGATAGAAAATGGATGCAATTGAGACAAAATCCATCCAATAACATTTACATTATGCTGAAATACTTGTCCACTCTGTATCAAAGCCTATATGAACTTATGGCAACCTGCTATGGGGTTCAATTATTAACTGGAGACTATAAAAGTTAAATTCTGGGTAGAGACCAGTGGAGCAGttaattttactatttataatGCTTGAagattttctattgaaattccttataaaatatttccaatactgtaTAATAAATTGAGACAGAATGTgctaatatttaatattgatttcttTTCACTTTTAGTGGGAATGATGTAACACCTATCACAATGGCATTGAATGGCGCTTCAGCTTACCCCACGGCTTGTCAAGCTCTCACAGCGATGCTGTCCAGAAATACATTAAATCCTGCTGATATTACAGTCCTTTATAGAAACTATACAGGACCAGATCCTCCTCCTATAGACCTCATCAGAACACCACAATTTTTAGGTAAATTTCTTCTTAATAACATAGAGcatagaatatttattaatataatattaaaacatatGTTTCTTCATCTAAGCTGACAAAATGTTAATATCATTGCTATTTCTGTTTATATTCTTCTGTAAAATCCTTTAGAAAAATGTGCTTAATCTAAACGGTTATTATAGTATGCTGGTGCAGCATATGTCTTGATTAGTATAACTTGAAGCTAAATTAATAATGGAATTGAACATTACGAATGAAAAAAAGCATTCAATGATGTAACaaagagaaaatttaaaatttagcAAAAACCCTATTGTTTGAACCCATGAATAAAATCCAAccaaaattgtatatatttctaatctaatttttttctttccagaATTACTAGTTGATTCGTTATTCAAACCTGGAGTCAAGCTGAATCCAGACCACAAACCAAAATATATCCACTTATTGGCTTACGCTTCCAGTGTATCAGAAGTGCAACAGAAGAAAGGTCAAAAAAGGATATCAAACAAGGATGAATTACAACCTACTATACGTGCTATTGAAACAGTTCACAATATCTGCAATGGGAATAAGGGAAGCTCCGAACTTATTGCTGAACTCTCAATAATTTATCAATCCCTTAAGTGAGTGTAGTATAATAAGTTTAGATgggttaaattatttttaatcaaatgagatttttttaaattttgcattGTTTCTATTAATAAAACGTTATAGTACCAGAAAATTTGGTAATACTTAGAGATATAagataaaattaagttttaggGTAGTGCTCCATTTTATAGAAGCGATAAATTCGAATTGTAGTCTTACTGATAAGTTTTGCGCTTATATGTAGAAAAATACGAAAACAAATGATTGCTTTTGCACTGCCCTGAGTATTCAAGGCACCCACCttgcactaatttttgtcatacgCTAATGTAGGATCCTTAGAACGCCTGTTTTAGAAATGCCAATCTGTGttgcatttttttatagttataatCTTCATTTGTGTTAATAAGATTATGGAAAACCCTGGTGTgttggaatataaaaataatcgagCCTTTAAACGCTTCATTCTATAAAACAAACTTTgtaatcaaaattcaatttaactattttttagGTTTCCCGTTGTATCCATTGGAATAATTAGATGGGTGGAATGTACTGTAACAGAACCAAgctatttcaaatta
Encoded proteins:
- the LOC130444821 gene encoding negative elongation factor D, which gives rise to MNMDEEYDDRPWEGDRMEDSDAADEPENPDQVLAECAEKFSTPDYIMEPGIFSQLKRYFQSGGNPLQVIEELSQNYTAVAQMANLIAEWLIIGGVKVTDVQAMVENHLKEMILKTFDPKKADTIFTEEGETPAWLTQLIEHPTWRSLIYRLAEEYPDCLMLNFTIKLISDAGFQGEITSISTAAQQLEVFSRVLKTSITSFLTNPEEWQNTSKECAKMVCHGQHTYVYSQVIIHILAHESKGGSSMKRLSQEITKCAQKNGNDVTPITMALNGASAYPTACQALTAMLSRNTLNPADITVLYRNYTGPDPPPIDLIRTPQFLELLVDSLFKPGVKLNPDHKPKYIHLLAYASSVSEVQQKKGQKRISNKDELQPTIRAIETVHNICNGNKGSSELIAELSIIYQSLKFPVVSIGIIRWVECTVTEPSYFKLCTEHTPIHLALLDEVVTSHPLLHNQVLNLLIKLFESKQDELEILVQLEMRKMVIDRMVNLLCSGCVVPVVKYIKQCWQKGDTDISLIRYFVTEVLETIGPPYSSEFVNLFMPMVENDEITGTMRGDGENDPLSEFIVYCKANYTTVS